The sequence GCTGGTTACAAAAGAGTTGTAGTGTGATACACTTTTTATTCgagccatcatttggtttttattttcaaCAACACTGGTTTACCTACAAAGCTACTAACGTGTTGATGTAATTGTATCAaaatgaaatagacatttttagtgGGTACAGGATAGGATGAAATGGATATTGTTTACTGTTCTACTTTCCACTTCATCGAATTTCAAATACTGCACATTTTGCACACGAATTCTGTCTCGAGAGTGCTTCTCATGGataaacaggatatattacattGGAGGAAAGGATAATATAATTGATCGAACACGGAAAACTTAGAAGTCTTCAACACAGATTGATCATTCTAACGAACCGGCAATATACCACGCACCAATGCTGGCTGCATCCTGAATGATACCGTTCTCGTGTCACGAGACGCACCCGAGCAACGTGATTGGCAGTCGCGTACAATCAGTCCTGAAATGTCTTCGCGATCAGATCGTCATCATGTCTACGCAGTGTTGGGGTATCTCGGCAGTATTTATATTCTGTTGTGCTCTCTTTCCGGCACTGTAGATTCTGGTAAAGTGTTCAATTATTGTCAAGCGGGACTGTGTACATCCGGAACACGACATGTTGCATGCAATGGACACAGGTTCGGAAGCAACTGCACAAGGCCGATGCTGATAAAAATGTCGCCCAAATATGTCAATCTCATTCTGAACTATCATAATGCCAAACGGAACCATCTGGCATGCGGATCGATGCGACGATATGGGTCGGCAAGTTCTATGCAGAAGTTGGTAtgttttacaataaaatataatgtTCGTTTCGACACAAAATCTGAAAGTTTCCTCTCAGCACTGGAACGATGAATTGGCTCTGTTGGCGGAATATAATGCTAAAAGCTGCGATTTTGCACATGATGAGTGCCACAATACTATCAAATACCGATACACCGGACAAAGCATTGGAATGAAGTGGTTTCACGGATTAAACTATACGACAACCCGAGTTGTTCGGGACATTCTACGAAACTGGTATTTGGAACACAAGTTAGCCAAACAGCGAGACCTGGATCGATTCATGTTTGGTCCTCACGCGTAAGTCCAACCTTATACAGAATGTCGACTATGCTAGGATCATATACGTGTCACTTTCCCAGGTTCGAAATCGGACACTTCACACAGATGGTCCACGCCGATACTACCGAGCTCGGATGTGCACTAGTTCGCTTTTTGAAGCGGACGAAAAACATTTCCTTTGTCCACTTCTATTTGGTGTGCAACTATTCCGAAGGTAACCTCGTCGATCGGCCAGTTTATCGACAAGGGAAGCGGTGCAGTCGATGTAAACATGGATGCACTGGGGCAAAATTTCGCTGTCTATGTCGTGGATAGACTCAATAGAAAGGATTACCCTTTTCTACGATATCTCCTTTAAGCTCTCTAACCATACGCATGTTTCCGTGTTCCAGAACGTGCGACAAGTAAAGAAACTGAATGATATAGTACCGATGagcaataaaaattgaaattaaatgtaAACACGCCTTTTAACTAAATGCATTCAAAGAACGCTGATCAATATTTCCTCTGTCCTGCATAAGTTACTAATGGGCGTACGTGATCGCTTTCAGAAATCAAACCTTTTAGTCATTGAGCTACAAGACTAGCCTAGGTAAGTCACAGCTCGATGGTACAAGTGATAGGTGCAGGTTCAGTCAGAAAAGTGACGACACCAGTTGATTTTTTCCATGATGTCCGGGTTAACAGAACCATATTACAAGAGGAAAGTTTgtgtaaaaaatcaaaactaattCGAGCCACAGATAAACAAAACCAATAATGTTTGTACGTTTGTTTATTAAATATCACCAGTATTGCTCTAAAGTTAGCTAACAAAGCTATACCAATGACATGTTTCACTTCATTCGATTGTTTTACAACTTACAAGTATCAAATAAAACAAGTGCTTATCTTTTACCTTCGAGCAGTCGCTCTCAGTCTTACGA comes from Malaya genurostris strain Urasoe2022 chromosome 3, Malgen_1.1, whole genome shotgun sequence and encodes:
- the LOC131438964 gene encoding antigen 5 like allergen Cul n 1-like; this encodes MSSRSDRHHVYAVLGYLGSIYILLCSLSGTVDSGKVFNYCQAGLCTSGTRHVACNGHRFGSNCTRPMLIKMSPKYVNLILNYHNAKRNHLACGSMRRYGSASSMQKLHWNDELALLAEYNAKSCDFAHDECHNTIKYRYTGQSIGMKWFHGLNYTTTRVVRDILRNWYLEHKLAKQRDLDRFMFGPHAFEIGHFTQMVHADTTELGCALVRFLKRTKNISFVHFYLVCNYSEGNLVDRPVYRQGKRCSRCKHGCTGAKFRCLCRG